The following DNA comes from Burkholderia stabilis.
GCGCGAAATACGTGCCCAAACTTGCCGCCGGCTTGTAAAAAAGCGGTTCCTCCGCATGGCAGCACGGGGTGCGATCCCGCGCGAACCGCGTCGCATGGCGATCGGCCGGCCTGGCACGGAAGCTGCGTGAATCCTGGATACGAAGCGAAACCCGCGAAAGATCAGGAGGGCATCGATGTCCGTCACGCTTGCGTTGCAGATGCGGCAGCATCTGGCACTTACGCCGAGGCTTCAGCAGTCGCTGCGGCTGCTGCAGTTGTCCTCGCTCGAATTTCAACAGGAATTGCGGCAGGCGCTTTATCTGAATCCGTTTCTCGAAGATGGCCTGAGCGACGACGAGACGGCTGCCGAGCCGGCCGTGCAGGCGGCCGAAGCCGCCGTGCCCGAAGCGACGCCCGAAGTACGCGACGACGTGCGGCCGCCGGACGGCGAGGTGCCGTACACGGCTGCGCCCGCACCGCGCGGCTCGGGCAGTCAGCATGACGATGCGGGCGGCCTTTTGCCCGGCGAATGGATGGCGGCCGAGCCTTCGTTGCATCAGCAACTGCACGACGCGTTGCGGCTTTACCCGCTGAACAGACGCGACCGCGAAGCCGCACGCATCGTGATCGACGCACTCGACGACGACGGCTACCTGCGTCAGGAACTACCGGAACTCGTCGCCGCGGCCGATCCCGCGCTGCTGCTCTCCGAACAGGATCTCGCGGTCGCGCTGCGGCTCGTGCAGATGCTCGACCGCCCGGGCATCGCCGCACGCTCGCTGTCCGAATGCCTGATGCTGCAACTCGACGCGATGCCGGCCGGCACGCCGGCGCTCGCGGAAGCGAAGGCAATCGCGCGCGAGCACCTCGAACGGCTCGCACGGCGCGAGACGGCCGAGATCCAGCGGCGCGTCGGTTGCCATCAGCAGGCGCTGCATGCGGCGTGCGCGCTCGTGCGCGGGCTCGATCCACGCCCCGGCGATCACTACGGCAGCACGCGCGGCGACTACGTCGTGCCCGACGTGATCGTGCGCCAGGTGCGCGACGACTGGATCGTGACGATCAACCCGGCTGTGCTGCCGCGCGCGCGCCTGCACGAGCGTTATGCGACGCTGTTCGCGCAGTCGAGCGGCGAACGCGATTCGCCGCTCGGCCAGCAGCTTCAGGAGGCGCGCTGGCTGATCCGCAACGTTCAGAAGCGCTTCGACACGATCCAGCGGGTCGGCGAATGCATCGTCGCGCGGCAACGCGATTTCTTCCGCTACGGCGAGATCGCGATGAAGCCGCTCGTGCTGCGCGACATCGCCGAAGAACTCGACCTGCACGAATCGACGGTGTCGCGCGCGACGGGCAACAAGTACATGGCGACGCCGCACGGCACGTTCGAGTTCAAGCACTTCTTCCCGCGCAAGCTCGAGGTGGCGGGCAAGGGCGTGTGCTCGGCGTCGGCCGCGAAGGTGCTGATCCGCGACATGATCGCGGCCGAGCGGCACACCGATCCGCTGTCAGACGTGACGCTCGCGCAGAATCTCGCCGGGCGCGGCATTCTGCTCGCGCGCCGGACGGTGACCAAGTACCGCCAGGCGATGAAGATCCCGGCGGCCGACCTGCGGCGGCGGGACGCCGCGTGACGTTCGGTGAACCTGCCGCGTGCATGCCGACGACAGGAGCGCAACCATGCCAGCGAAATCGCAAGCCCGGCAGCCTGCCGCCGGGGCCGCACTGTCGGCCCGGCACGGCGACACGAACATGAAGGGCCTCACCCCGCCGGCGAAGTCGATGGCTAGCTCGACGAACGACAAGGCGCGCGAGGAAATGGCTTCCGCAGAGGCCCGACGCAAACCCGGGCACGAGCACGATGCGTGATCGACGACGACGCACGTTGACGACCGCTGTCCTTCAGGAGATATCCATGCTTCGATATGCCGTCATCTTCTTCATCATCGCGATCATCGCGGCCGTGCTCGGCTTCGGCGGCATTGCAGCCGGTGCGGCCGAGATCGCGAAGATCCTGTTCTACATCTTCGTCGTGATCTTCCTGGTCACGTTGCTGCTGGGCGTCGTGCGCCGATGAGCGAGGCGGCCGACCGGCCGCGGTGCATCAAGGAACTTGAGCATGCGGTCGCGAACGGCTTTCCGTCGCAGTCGACCGTCGTCGCTCATGGGGACGACGCATCCGGGCGGCCGACGATCCAGATGTCGTGGGTACGCGTGCCGGCGGAAGAAAGCGCGCACGAATGGCGTTGCGCGGTCGATCTGCGGTTCGCGTCGCACATGGTCGAGCGTTATGCGTGGCTCGATGCGGTCGACCGGCTGCACGTGCGCACGCATCTGTGCAACGGTGCGTGGCGCGCGGTGGATCGGCCGCTCAGCATTACACGCCGTTGAAAACTTTGCATGGGCTGGCGGGCACCGCGCGGTGCCATATCGCACCGCGCGCTTACGGCACGGGTACTCGCCGATTCGCGTGCATTGGCACGGTCCGTGCGTACATCGACGATTGTCGGCACGCGTATCGTGCCGCATGTCGGTGCGAAACCGTTGCCGCACCGCGCAAAGCCGTCGACGGGAAACGAGCATGCTGACCGCCCATGAATTCGCCGTGCTGTTCCTGGTGTATCGCGCGCCGGAGCAGATCCAGCTCGATCGCGAGGACGTCGTCGCGCTGGTCGAGCAGCACCTGATCGTGATGCAACGCGACGACGCGTCGGGCAAGCACCGGCCCGCGCTGACGGCCGACGGGCTGTCGGTCCTGCGGCGCGTGCAGCGACATGACGCGGGCGAGTCCGACGTTATCGATACATGACATGCAAGCGGGCACGGATTCAGCGCACGGTTGGCTGACGCCTCTCCTACAATGAGACTCATGCGGACGCCTCGCCGGATCGAACCGGTGCGCAGCGCCCGCGCAGGTTCAGGCTCGCTTCCGTTTGTCGTCGCCAAGGATCCATCGAAGGAGGGCAACATGACGAAACTCATCGCTCTGTTTCTGGTCGCCGGTAGTGCTTTTCTCGCGGGCTGCAACACCGTTGCGGGCGCGGGTGAAGATATTTCGAAGGGCGGCCAGGCCATCCACAACACGGCCGAACAAGCCAAATAACCGACAGGCGGTCTTGCCATGATCCTCTATCACACCGAGCCCGACTCGCCTGTCGTCGAAATTACCGTCGAAGGAAAAATCACCGACCACGATCTGCGCGAAGCCATCGAGCGCATGCGCGGCGATCTCGAACTGAACGGCAAGACCCGCGTGCTCGAACGCATCGAGCATTTCACCGGCATCGAGCCGAAGGCACTGTGGACCGATATCACGCTTGGCGTCCCGGTGGCCCGCAAGGTCACGCGCGCCGCGGTGGTGTCCGACGCGGGCTGGATCCGTGCATCGATGCATCTGGCGCGGTTCTTCGTCAAGGCCGAGGTCAAGGCGTTCCACGTCGACGAGCTGGAGCAGGCGCGCGTCTGGGTCAACGCCTGAGGATCGGCGAACGATTGTCCAGGCATCTGGCGCGCCGGGCAGGCGTGCGTCCCAGCCCCATTTGATGGAGCGATCGAACTATCGCCCGCGGATCGATCGCTTCGACCGCGACTTGAATCGCTCCAGTTCCTTGTCGGACAGTACGTAATCGGTGCAGTCATGCAGGCGCTCGAAGGCGAGATCCAGGAATGCCCGCACGCGCTTGGGCAACGCAGTTCGGCTTCCGTAATAAAGATGCAGGCCGATGTGCGTGCTCATGTGCTGCAGGAGAACCGGCACCAGTCGTCCGGCCCGGATGTGGCGTACCGCCGAGAACCCTGCCAGTTGCCCCATCACTTGCCCGGCAAGCACGGCTTGCACTTCAAGCTCGGAGTCGTTCGTCGAAAACGCCGGAGACATCTGCCGATGTTCGAGCTTGCCGTCGACGCTCAAATACCAGGGCGCCACCTTGCCCGTGCCGGGATGCCGGAACACGGCACAACGATGCACCGCGAGGTCATCCAGTGTCGACGGCGTGTCGTGTGCGTCGAGATATTCAGGCGTCGCGCACACGATCATCTGGATCGGAAAGAGCTGCCGGCCGATGACGCCTTCGCTGGCTGACGCGCCGATCCTGAAGCCGACATCGACGCGATCCAGCACCCAGTTGCCGATGCCGTCATCAAGCTGGACATCCGGCTGAATACCGGGGTGCTCGCGACAGAATTCGTCGAGCAGCGGCATGAGGATGGCGGCGAACGACGATTTCGGCCCAACGATACGCAACGGCCCCGCGATCTCGTCCTTGGACTCCCGCGCCAGGACCAGCGCCCGGTCCAGTGCGTCCAGTGCGGGCTGCGTGTTCTCCAGAAACCGCTGGCCTTCCTCGGTAAGGGCGAGGCTGCGCGTCGTTCGATGCAATAGCCGGACGCCGAGGCGCTGCTCCAGTTGCGCGATAGCCTGACTTGCCGCCTGGGGCGTGACGCCTTGGGCAAGCGCCGCCTGCCGGATGCTGCCGAGTTCCACTGCTTTGGCAAAGGTCGCGATGGCCTTGAAGTCGCTGGCGGGCATGGTCGATGTGTGCGTTGAAGTGCGGATGGTCGCGGTTTCGCGTCGTGCCAGTATCAATCTGCAGTTGATACTGGTGCAACAAGAATTCGACTATTCGCTTGAAACTGCGCCTTCTAAAGTAGCGACTTGGGCCAGGGTATCCGGCTCGTCGTCGAGCCGGCCCCATGCCGCCATCGACTTTCAGTGCAAAGGACCGATCATGCAGGATGTGACACTGAACAACGGGATGAAGATGCCGATCCTCGGCTACGGCGTCTTTCAGATTGCCGACGAGGCGGAATGCGAGCGCTGCGTCGTCGATGCGGTACAGGCAGGCTACCGCCTGATCGACACCGCTGCGTCCTACCGGAACGAGGCGGCTGTCGGGCGCGGCCTCGAACGTTGCGGGGTGCCGCGTGACCAGCTTTTCGTCACCAGCAAGCTGTGGGTCGAGGACGCCGGTTACGAGCAGGCGAGGGTGGCCATCGACAAGTCGCTGAAGCGTCTGGGCCTCGACTACCTCGACCTGTTTCTGATCCATCAACCGTTCTCGGACGTTCACGGCGCGTGGAGAGCGATGGAAGAGGCGCATCGTGCCGGCAAGCTGCGCGCGATCGGCCTGAGTAACTTCCACCCGGATCGCCTCATGGACATCGCGTGTTTCAACGAGGTGCCGCCAGCGGTCAACCAGATCGAAGTCAACCCGTTCCACCAGCAGGACGAAAGCGTCGACTTCATGCGCGGGCTCGGCGTTCAGCCAGAGGCGTGGGCGCCCTTCGCCGAAGGGCGCAACAACCTGTTCGAAAACGCGCAGCTCGCGGCGATTGCGCAGCGCCACGGCAAGACCGTGGGGCAAGTCGTGTTGCGATGGGTGGTTCAGCGGGGCATCGTCGCGCTGGCGAAGTCCGTGCGAAAGGAGCGAATGCTGGAAAATCTGGCCGTGTTCGACTTTGAATTGTCCACGGAAGACATGCAGGCCATCGCCACGCTGGAGACCGGCACGAGCAGTTTCTTCTCCCATCGCGATCCGGCGATCGTGAAGTGGATGAGCGAACGAAAACTCGGCCTCTGACGCGTAAACCTGGGCCGTCCGGCCTGCGTTGACGGCATCGAATATACCCCGTCCGGCCGCCCGGCCCGAGGGATCGCAAGGGCCTCGACACCGCGTCGCAAGACCTCGTCTGGCGGGGCACGCGACGTGCCGCTCCGCGTCAATTGCCGCTGGTACAATCGCGGCGATGCGCCGGGCCGGGGTTTTCCGCGCCGTACGCGCCCCAACCTTTGTCGATCCCAGGTATGGCCACACCGGACGCCGTCAGCTCCGGGCAATCGTGGCAGGGCGTAATCGCCCTGGCCCTGACTGCCTTCATCTTCAATACCACCGAGTTCGTGCCGGTCGCGCTGCTTGGCGCGATCGGCGACAGCCTTCACATGCAGCCGACCGACGTCGGGCTGATGCTGACGATCTACGCGTGGACCGTCGCCGTCGTATCCCTGCCGCTGACGCTGGCCACGCGTCACGTCGGGCGCCGCAAGCTGCTGACCTGGGCGTTGCTGGTGTTCATCGGCAGCCATATCGTCACCGGCGTCGCGTGGAATTTCGCGGTGCTGATGGTCGGCCGGCTCGGCATCGCGTGCGCGCACGCGGTGTTCTGGTCGATTTCCGTCCCGCTGGCCGTGCGGCTCGCGCCGATCGACCGCAAAAGCCGCGCGCTCGGCATGCTCGCGATGGGCACGTCGATCGCGATGGTCGCCGGCATTCCGCTCGGGCGCGTGATCGGCGAGGCGTTCGGCTGGCGCGTCACGTTCCTGATCATTGCGGGCGCGGCGGGCATCGCGTTGCTGCTGCTGCGCGCGACGTTGCCCGCGCTGCCGAGCCAGGGCGCCGGGTCCCTCAGCAGCATCGGCGTGTTCCTGCGCAAGCCGGCGCTGGTTGCGCTGTACGCGATCACGGTGCTCGTCGTGTCCGCGCATTTCACGTCGTACACGTATATCGAGCCCTTCGTCCAGAGCGTGAACCACGCGAGCAGCAGCCGGATCACGTATGTGCTGATCCTGTTCGGCATCGCCGGGATGCCGGCTGCGATCTGCTTCAATCGCGTCTATCCGCGCGAGCCGGACAAGTTCCTGCTGGCGTCGATCGTCACGTTGTCGGGATGCCTGCTGATCCTGTTTCCGTGTGCGCTGAACATCGTCACGCTGTCGGTGCATACGCTGGTCTGGGGCGGGGCGATCGTCTGTTTCGGCCTCGCGATGCAGGCATGGGTGCTGAAGCTGGCGCCGGAGGGGACCGATCTCGCGGTATCGATTTTCTCCGGGCTGTACAACGTCGGCATCGGCGCGGGCGCGCTCCTCGGCAACCATATCG
Coding sequences within:
- the rpoN gene encoding RNA polymerase factor sigma-54 gives rise to the protein MSVTLALQMRQHLALTPRLQQSLRLLQLSSLEFQQELRQALYLNPFLEDGLSDDETAAEPAVQAAEAAVPEATPEVRDDVRPPDGEVPYTAAPAPRGSGSQHDDAGGLLPGEWMAAEPSLHQQLHDALRLYPLNRRDREAARIVIDALDDDGYLRQELPELVAAADPALLLSEQDLAVALRLVQMLDRPGIAARSLSECLMLQLDAMPAGTPALAEAKAIAREHLERLARRETAEIQRRVGCHQQALHAACALVRGLDPRPGDHYGSTRGDYVVPDVIVRQVRDDWIVTINPAVLPRARLHERYATLFAQSSGERDSPLGQQLQEARWLIRNVQKRFDTIQRVGECIVARQRDFFRYGEIAMKPLVLRDIAEELDLHESTVSRATGNKYMATPHGTFEFKHFFPRKLEVAGKGVCSASAAKVLIRDMIAAERHTDPLSDVTLAQNLAGRGILLARRTVTKYRQAMKIPAADLRRRDAA
- a CDS encoding DUF3008 family protein produces the protein MPAKSQARQPAAGAALSARHGDTNMKGLTPPAKSMASSTNDKAREEMASAEARRKPGHEHDA
- a CDS encoding DUF1328 family protein, with protein sequence MLRYAVIFFIIAIIAAVLGFGGIAAGAAEIAKILFYIFVVIFLVTLLLGVVRR
- a CDS encoding entericidin A/B family lipoprotein, coding for MTKLIALFLVAGSAFLAGCNTVAGAGEDISKGGQAIHNTAEQAK
- a CDS encoding STAS/SEC14 domain-containing protein, which gives rise to MILYHTEPDSPVVEITVEGKITDHDLREAIERMRGDLELNGKTRVLERIEHFTGIEPKALWTDITLGVPVARKVTRAAVVSDAGWIRASMHLARFFVKAEVKAFHVDELEQARVWVNA
- a CDS encoding LysR family transcriptional regulator, translating into MPASDFKAIATFAKAVELGSIRQAALAQGVTPQAASQAIAQLEQRLGVRLLHRTTRSLALTEEGQRFLENTQPALDALDRALVLARESKDEIAGPLRIVGPKSSFAAILMPLLDEFCREHPGIQPDVQLDDGIGNWVLDRVDVGFRIGASASEGVIGRQLFPIQMIVCATPEYLDAHDTPSTLDDLAVHRCAVFRHPGTGKVAPWYLSVDGKLEHRQMSPAFSTNDSELEVQAVLAGQVMGQLAGFSAVRHIRAGRLVPVLLQHMSTHIGLHLYYGSRTALPKRVRAFLDLAFERLHDCTDYVLSDKELERFKSRSKRSIRGR
- a CDS encoding aldo/keto reductase, whose amino-acid sequence is MQDVTLNNGMKMPILGYGVFQIADEAECERCVVDAVQAGYRLIDTAASYRNEAAVGRGLERCGVPRDQLFVTSKLWVEDAGYEQARVAIDKSLKRLGLDYLDLFLIHQPFSDVHGAWRAMEEAHRAGKLRAIGLSNFHPDRLMDIACFNEVPPAVNQIEVNPFHQQDESVDFMRGLGVQPEAWAPFAEGRNNLFENAQLAAIAQRHGKTVGQVVLRWVVQRGIVALAKSVRKERMLENLAVFDFELSTEDMQAIATLETGTSSFFSHRDPAIVKWMSERKLGL
- a CDS encoding sugar transporter — encoded protein: MATPDAVSSGQSWQGVIALALTAFIFNTTEFVPVALLGAIGDSLHMQPTDVGLMLTIYAWTVAVVSLPLTLATRHVGRRKLLTWALLVFIGSHIVTGVAWNFAVLMVGRLGIACAHAVFWSISVPLAVRLAPIDRKSRALGMLAMGTSIAMVAGIPLGRVIGEAFGWRVTFLIIAGAAGIALLLLRATLPALPSQGAGSLSSIGVFLRKPALVALYAITVLVVSAHFTSYTYIEPFVQSVNHASSSRITYVLILFGIAGMPAAICFNRVYPREPDKFLLASIVTLSGCLLILFPCALNIVTLSVHTLVWGGAIVCFGLAMQAWVLKLAPEGTDLAVSIFSGLYNVGIGAGALLGNHIAGDFGLPWIGTFGGVVGALAVGIAWLALRLHAKRETA